In Leifsonia sp. PS1209, the genomic stretch CTTCGTGGAGAGCGTCCGGCTCGGCCACCGCAGCTTCCTGCTCGCCGACGAGCCCGGCCTCGGCAAGACGGCGCAGTCCGTCCTCGCGGCCAGCGTCGCCGGCGCGTATCCACTGCTCGCCGTCGTGCCGAACGTCGTCAAGATGAACTGGGCGCGCGAGGTGGAGCGCTGGACGCCGCACCGCAGGGCGACGGTCATCCACGGAGACGGCGAGGGCCTGGATGCGTTCGCCGACGTCGTCATCGTCAACTACGAGGTCCTGGATCGGCACCTCGCCTGGCTGAGCACGCTCGGCTTCAAGGGCATGGTCGTCGACGAGGCGCACTTCATCAAGAACCTGCACTCGCAGCGCTCCAAGTACGTGCTCGGGCTCGCGGACGCGATCAAGAAGACCGGCGACCCCCTGCTGATGGCGCTCACCGGCACCCCGCTGATCAACGACATCGACGACTTCAAGGCCATCTGGCAGTTCCTCGGCTGGATCGACGGCAACAAGCCGGCGCCCGCCCTGATGGAGAAGCTCGAGGAGACCGAGCTGACGCCGGCCGATTTCGGCTTCTACGCCGCGGCGCGCGAGGCCGTCATCGACATGGGCATCGTCCGCCGCCGCAAGATCGACGTGGCCGCCGACCTGCCGAGCCGCCGCGTGGTCGACCTGCCCGTCGAGCTGGACGACGACCTCGGCCGCAGCATCCGCCAGGCGGAGAAGGAGCTGGCTGCCCGCCTCGTCGCCAAGTTCCGCCGCGCATCCGCCGCCGGCCGGCCGGACTCGTTCGACGGAGACGACGACGCGCACCGTGCGCACCTCATCCGCCTCGTCGCCCAGTCGGAGCTCGAGGACGCACGCTCGTCCAAGAGCGGGGACAACGTCTTCACGATGGTCCGCAAGATCGGTCAGGCGAAGGCGGGGCTGGCCTCCGACTACGCAGCGCAGCTCGCGCGCTCCGTCGGCAAGGTGGTGTTCTTCGCCAAGCACATCGACGTGATGGATGCGGCGGAGGAGGCCTTCGCCGCCCGCGACCTCAAGACGATCTCGATCCGCGGAGACCAGACCGCGATCGCCCGCCAGCGGGAGATCGACGCGTTCAACAACGACCCGGAGGTGTCGGTGGCGGTGTGCTCGCTGACCGCCGCGGGCGTCGGGCTCAACCTGCAGGCGGCGTCCAACGTCGTCCTGGCCGAGCTGTCCTGGACGGCGGCGGAGCAGACCCAGGCCATCGACCGCGTGCACCGCATCGGCCAGGAGGAGCCGGTCACGGCGTGGAGGATCATCGCCGCGCAGACCATCGACTCCAAGATCGCCGAGCTGATCGACGCCAAGCAGGGCCTCGCGGCTCGCGCGCTCGACGGCTCGGATGTCGAGCCGGGCTCGGCGGACTCCGTGCAGCTGGATGCGCTCATCCACCTGCTGGAGGACGCGCTGGGGTAGTCGCCCGGGTGGGCGCCGGCGCCGCCTCAGGCGATGTCGGCGTCGTCCGGGTCGAGAGGCACCGGCCGGTCGTCGTCGGGGACGAGGTCGTCGTCCTCGTCGTCGGCGACGGGCAGGTCGTCCTCGTCGCGAACGATGGGGGCCGGCTCGTAGTCGGCCTCCTGGGCTTCGCGGAAGTCGTCCAGCTCGTCGTCGCCGCCGCGCGTGTCGCTCTCGGTCATGCACCGAGGGTACCTCTCGCGCCTGCCGCGGTCGAGAGGCTGGTGTCAGCCGAGCGTGAAGACGAAGTACGGCCCTCTGCCGTCGTGCAGGATGCGCGCCTGGCCGGAGAACGCGGCGAAATCGCCCGTCCCCGTGCCGGGGATGATGTAGCCGAACGCCGAGTCGTCGCTCGGGTGTTGCAGCGCGCCGTGGTGCACGGTGAACGAGCCGGTCCTGCCGTCGTCGAGGGTGCCCGTCACCCGCTCGGCCGCGAGGTAGCCGCGGCTCTCCTCCGTGCCGGACGACACGAAGTGCGCGACGGACTCTCCGACCAGTCCCTCCGTGTACGTCTTCCGCATGGTGATCGCTCCGACCCAGTCCCCGTCGATGCCGGGAAGCTCTGCCGGGTCCCAGCCGGTGACCTCGAATCGGGCGGTGATCGTCTCGTGCTCGCTCATCCCCTCACCATAGAGAGGGGGCCGGTCGCCGTCTTGTAATTTCGCGACAGAGCGAATCTGCACTAGACAAGGGGCATGCCACAGCACTCCCAGGTCGAGATCGAGCGCAAATACGACGTCGACGAGACCACGGCCCCTCCGCTGCTGGTGGGGGTCGGCGCTGTCGCGCTGCAGACGGAGCCGGAGACCGCCGAACTCGTCGCCACCTACTTCGACACCGCAGACCTCACCCTGGCGCGCGCGAGGATCGCGGTGCGCGTCCGCCGCGGGGGAGCCGACCAGGGCTGGCATGTGAAGCTGCCGGCCGAGGAAGGCCGCACAGAGCTGCGCTGGCCGCTGACCGACGGGGACGACGTTCCGGAGGAGCTGATCGCCTCCGTCGCCGCCGTGGTCCCGGATGCGCGAATCGCGGAGGCCGAGCTGGTGCCGGTGGCCAGAGTCACCAACCGGCGCGTCACCGTCGTGCTGCAGGATGCGGCCGGGTTCGACCTCGCCGAGTTCTGCGACGACCACGTCACCAGCGAGAACCTCCGCAGTGGGGGCACCCAATCGTGGCGCGAGTGGGAGGTCGAGCTGCTGAGCGGCGCACCCGACACCCGCTCCGGCCGCACGGCGCTGCTCGACGAGATCGAGGAGCGCGTGCTCGCCGCGGGCGCCGTGGTGTCGGCGAGCTCGTCCAAGCTGCAGCGCGCGCTCGGGCTCTAGCGGGCGGCGCCACCGGCCTCGTACCCGCGTTTTTGTGCTGGTGCCCGCCGTCAGGCATGATTCACAGGTAGCGAATTTCACCCAGGGAGCAGCATTTTGAAGATCGGCATCCTCACCAGTGGCGGCGACTGTCCAGGACTGAACGCGGTCATCCGCGGCGCTGTCCTGAAGGGCGACCGCGTCCACGGCTCCGAGTTCGCCGGTTTCCGTTACGGCTGGCGCGGCGTCGTCGACGGCGACATCATGCCGCTCGACCGGCACAGCGTCCGTGGCCTCTCCCGTCAGGGCGGCACGATCCTCGGCTCCAGCCGCACCAACCCGTTCGAGGGCGAGAACGGCGGCCCGGAGCACATCCAGGCGATGATGGACGAGAACGGCATCGACGCCATCATCGCGATCGGCGGAGAGGGCACGCTGACCGCTGCCCGCCGTCTCACCGACGCCGGTCTCAAGATCGTCGGCGTCCCGAAGACCATCGACAACGACCTCGCCGCCACCGACTACTCGTTCGGCTTCGACACCGCCGTCGAGATCGCGACAGAGGCCATCGACCGGCTGCGCACCACCGCGGAGTCCCACCAGCGCTGCATGGTGGTGGAGGTCATGGGCCGCCACGTCGGCTGGATCGCCCTGCACTCCGGCATGGCAGGCGGAGCGCACGCCATCCTCATACCGGAGCAGCCCCAGTCGATCGAGCAGATCATCGAGTGGGTCGAATCGGTCCGCGACCGCGGCCGCGCGCCGGTCATCGTCGTCTCCGAGGGCTTCCACCTCGACACGATGGAGGAGGCGCACTCCCACAAGGGCCTGGATGCGTTCAACCGTCCGCGCCTCGGCGGCATCGGCGAGATGCTCGCCCCGATGATCGAGGAGCGCACCGGCATCGAGGCGCGCGCCACCGTGCTCGGCCACATGCAGCGCGGAGGCGTCCCGAGCGCGTACGACAGGGTGCTCGCCACCCGCCTCGGCATGGCGGCGGTCGACGCCGTCTACGAGGGACGCTGGGGCTCGATGGTGTCGCTGCGCGGCACCGACGTCGTCAACGTGTCCATCGCCGACGCGACCGGCGGCCTGAAGACCGTTCCGCAGGCCAGGTACGACGAGGCTGCTCTGCTCTTCGGCTAGGCCGGCTGACTAGACTCCTCGTCACAGGCGTGAAGGAGTCAATGTGCCCAGGTGCGTTCAGTTCGACGAGTTCGGTTCCCGCGACGCTCTCCGGATCGTCGACACGGAGCGGCCGTGGCCGGGGCCCGGTGAGCTCGTCGTGCGCGTGATGGCGGCCGGGCTCAACGCCATCGACGTCAAGGCGTACCGGGATGCGGACGTCGCGTCCCGCTTCGGCGTCACCGTCCCGAGCTGTCTCGGCCAGGACTTCGCCGGGTTCGTCGAGGAGGTCGGCGAGGGGGTCACGCGCTTCACCGTCGGCGAGGCCGTGTTCGGCAGCGCGCCGTTCCGCACGTTCGCCGACTTCATCGTCGTGCAGGAGGACGGGGCCGTGCTGCACAAGCCGGACCCTCTCACCTTCGAGGTGGCCGGAGCGCTCGCGACGGTGGGCAGGACGGCCGTGGCGACCACGGCATCCATCGGCCTGACGGAGGACGACACGGTCCTGGTGAGCGCAGCGGCGGGAGGCGTCGGCGTGCTCGCCGCCCAGCTCGCGGTGCGCGCGGGAGCCACCGTGATCGGCACGGCGGCCTCGGAGAACCACGCGTACCTCGACGGGCTCGGGATCGTGCCCGTCGCCTACGGGGACGGCCTCGCCGACCGGGTGCTGGCTGCGCTCGACGGCGGCGCGCTGACGGCCGTGCTCGACAACCACGGCAGGGAGACCATCGAGGTGGGGATCGCGCTGGGCGTGCCGGTGGAGCGCATCAACACCATCGCCGCGTTCGGTCCTGACGCCCTCGGTGCGCGCACAGTCGGAGGGTCGGCGGCGGGAAACGAGGAGCTGGCCTGGCTGGCCGGGCTGCTCGCGGAAGACGAGTGCATCCTGCCGATCGACTCGATCTTCCCGATCGAGCGCGTCATCGAGGCGTTCGCCCGGCTGGAGGCCGGGCACGTGCGCGGGAAGATCGTGCTGGTCACGGACTGAGACACCGTCGTGTGCCGGGCGGGCACGCTCTGGGTTTCGCAGGGTCGGGAGCCTAGACTCGCGGACATGGTTCTCACGAGCAGGCTCAGGAGCATCCGATGATCGCAGACGACACCGCCCGCCAGTTGCGTGCAGCAGGGCTCCGCTGGCGCCCGCAATCCGGGGACACCTTCGCGATCGACCGCGACGAGCTCGCCGGCGACCGGTTCACGGTGAGCGACATGACCATCGAGCCGCACGAGTTCGACACGGGCACGATCCTCGGCTTCAACG encodes the following:
- a CDS encoding NADP-dependent oxidoreductase, yielding MPRCVQFDEFGSRDALRIVDTERPWPGPGELVVRVMAAGLNAIDVKAYRDADVASRFGVTVPSCLGQDFAGFVEEVGEGVTRFTVGEAVFGSAPFRTFADFIVVQEDGAVLHKPDPLTFEVAGALATVGRTAVATTASIGLTEDDTVLVSAAAGGVGVLAAQLAVRAGATVIGTAASENHAYLDGLGIVPVAYGDGLADRVLAALDGGALTAVLDNHGRETIEVGIALGVPVERINTIAAFGPDALGARTVGGSAAGNEELAWLAGLLAEDECILPIDSIFPIERVIEAFARLEAGHVRGKIVLVTD
- a CDS encoding CYTH domain-containing protein, with product MPQHSQVEIERKYDVDETTAPPLLVGVGAVALQTEPETAELVATYFDTADLTLARARIAVRVRRGGADQGWHVKLPAEEGRTELRWPLTDGDDVPEELIASVAAVVPDARIAEAELVPVARVTNRRVTVVLQDAAGFDLAEFCDDHVTSENLRSGGTQSWREWEVELLSGAPDTRSGRTALLDEIEERVLAAGAVVSASSSKLQRALGL
- a CDS encoding 6-phosphofructokinase, which gives rise to MKIGILTSGGDCPGLNAVIRGAVLKGDRVHGSEFAGFRYGWRGVVDGDIMPLDRHSVRGLSRQGGTILGSSRTNPFEGENGGPEHIQAMMDENGIDAIIAIGGEGTLTAARRLTDAGLKIVGVPKTIDNDLAATDYSFGFDTAVEIATEAIDRLRTTAESHQRCMVVEVMGRHVGWIALHSGMAGGAHAILIPEQPQSIEQIIEWVESVRDRGRAPVIVVSEGFHLDTMEEAHSHKGLDAFNRPRLGGIGEMLAPMIEERTGIEARATVLGHMQRGGVPSAYDRVLATRLGMAAVDAVYEGRWGSMVSLRGTDVVNVSIADATGGLKTVPQARYDEAALLFG
- a CDS encoding DEAD/DEAH box helicase encodes the protein MSRSGQRTSSSRQQQRRTRHANNDGLIPVLARKVREVEAKAADGKKLGPTNRTKFQVIAFLMREERARAKSDPELSDAARAEQLKRLDGIATILAKTAARDTSLIALLESESPPTATAQTMRRDWLLESGTELSPDDLIITVERPVAKQDSVITPELAEKQVIPQSVRARQLSNPFLAPDFSKATAAQSAPRRRLDSWELLGPLFKSFEYGSGGQAASMELPPAPAIDRYSPPGLELMHHQARFVESVRLGHRSFLLADEPGLGKTAQSVLAASVAGAYPLLAVVPNVVKMNWAREVERWTPHRRATVIHGDGEGLDAFADVVIVNYEVLDRHLAWLSTLGFKGMVVDEAHFIKNLHSQRSKYVLGLADAIKKTGDPLLMALTGTPLINDIDDFKAIWQFLGWIDGNKPAPALMEKLEETELTPADFGFYAAAREAVIDMGIVRRRKIDVAADLPSRRVVDLPVELDDDLGRSIRQAEKELAARLVAKFRRASAAGRPDSFDGDDDAHRAHLIRLVAQSELEDARSSKSGDNVFTMVRKIGQAKAGLASDYAAQLARSVGKVVFFAKHIDVMDAAEEAFAARDLKTISIRGDQTAIARQREIDAFNNDPEVSVAVCSLTAAGVGLNLQAASNVVLAELSWTAAEQTQAIDRVHRIGQEEPVTAWRIIAAQTIDSKIAELIDAKQGLAARALDGSDVEPGSADSVQLDALIHLLEDALG
- a CDS encoding DUF3224 domain-containing protein, with protein sequence MSEHETITARFEVTGWDPAELPGIDGDWVGAITMRKTYTEGLVGESVAHFVSSGTEESRGYLAAERVTGTLDDGRTGSFTVHHGALQHPSDDSAFGYIIPGTGTGDFAAFSGQARILHDGRGPYFVFTLG